In the Anaerobacillus sp. CMMVII genome, TAGTCAGTGAGAGGAGTGAAAATAAATGGAAATCGTTAAAACGATTTTAAGACGAGTATCAATGACGGCTTTGTTTAGTCTTGCGTTATTTACAACATTTGAATCAATCTCAGGAGTGAGTGCAAATCAGTTAGCAAATTGGGGTGCACTAGATAGTTATTCATTTCCTATTAAAGCAGAGGAAGAAAAAAATAGTTTTAATGCCAACTTGAAGAAATTTACGATGAGATTTAGAAGTTTGCCGATGTTCAGTGATGAATCAAAGATGTTAAGTAGTCAAGAAGTAGTAGAATCTGCTCCATTGTCTTTAGAGGAAGCTATCGATTGGAGCCAATATCCATCAAAGAAAGTAGTAGCTACTGGCTATACGGCCGGTTTTGAGTCGACTGGGAAACGGCCTGGTCACCCTGGCTATGGGATAACTTTCTCGGGAGTAACTGTAAAACGTGATTTATATTCAACCATTGCTGCGGATACGAGAGTGTTTCCAATCGGATCGATCCTCTTCATTCCTGGTTATGGATACGGAGTTGTCGCTGATACAGGATCCGCAATTAAAGGGAATAAAATAGACCTATATTACGAAACAGTTCAAGATGTTTTTCAGCAATGGGGCAAAAAAGAAGTAGAAGTATATATTGTTGAAGAAGGTACAGGTCGTTTAACAAATGAACAATTACAAAATTTAAATGAAGCCGAAGCAGTTCAAGTATTTCGTAGACAATTATCGTTCGCGAATTAAAATGAATCGCTAAGAAGAGAATACTACTTAAAGTTAAAGTGAGCCTGCCCCTTAACTAGGGGGCAGGCTCTTTATCTAGTTTAATATTTGCACTAATTTTTTAATTCCTTCAATAAGTCTTGGTGAAGGTCTGCAAAATAATGATTCTTCTAGGATGTAAAGATTATGATTTTTTACGGCATTAATTTGTGTTGCACTTTCGCGTTTTAGTAATGCGTTCATATTCATTTTTGCTTCTTTCACTCCAACCCACACCATACAAATGTGGTCAGGATTTTTTTGGACAACTTCCTCCCAATTTATTTGAACGCTTGCCTGTTCGTAATGGTCAAAACAATTAGTTCCCCCAACAATTTCACTTACTTCTGTTAACCAATTTGTTTTCCCAGGTGTAAAAATTGGTTTCGGCCACCATTCCCAATAAATACTTCCTTTGTTTTGAGTTCTGTTTTGTTCTTTATAATAATTTACATCCTGCAGGAATTGTTCAGCTACTTCCTTCGCTCGATCAGAGCAACCAGTTTTTTCACCAACAATCAGAAAATCTTCGTATATGTCTACTAACGAATTGGGATTTAAGACAATATGAGGGATGTTTCGCTCCTGTAATTGTTCAATGTTCTTTTCCATACCTGGTACGCTTAAGGATGCAAGAACTAGGTCTGGGCTGAGTTGTTCAACCAGGTCCATATTAATGTTTAAATCAGGCCCTAAACGCGGTAGATTTTTCACAGCATTTGGCCAATCAGAATAATCATCGACGGCTACTAGTTTGTCTATTAATCCTAAGTAAGCAAGCATCTCTGTATTGCTAGGGCATATTGAAATAAGTCTCATGACTTTCCTCCTATTTCTTTTGTGGGCTTTAAAGGATAAAAAAATAACATGGAGTACATCTAATGATGGTCCATGTCGCAGTTGTCATTACGTTATAAGATTAGAATATTAATGCGTGTAATAATAAAGTTAATAATATCCCTGTTAATCCACCGAAAAACACTTCGATGGGTTGGTGACCTAATAATTCTTTAAGTTCTTTTTGTTTTTCTTTTTCTTCTTTTTCTGGCCAGGTTTTCACTTCTTCGACGAGTTTATAGAAATCATCAACTAAACGGTTAAGTACAGTAGCTTGTTCACCGGCATGTCTACGGACACCTGATGCATCAAACATTACGATAATTCCAAATATCGCCGAAATTGCAAAGTAAGGTGAGCCTAAGCCTTCCTCAAGAGCAATGCCTGTAGCTAACGCAGTTACTGCGCCAGAATGAGAACTAGGCATTCCGCCTGTACTTGTTAAAAGCGACCAATCAAATCGCTTCGTTGCAAGATACTGCAGAGGTACTTTAATAAATTGTGCAAAGCCAATCGCTATTAATGCAGCCCATAATGGGAAATTCATTAGTAATTCCATAATAGCTTCCTTTCTAATTCACTCAAGTAGATACTGTTATTGTACCCGTTTCTGAAATTTGTTTCTATACTATTTTTTCTTACCCGTAAATCAAATAGAGTAATCCTAGTTTAAAACGTAATGAAAAAAGATTTTTATTTGAGTAGAATGGAAGAAAATTCATTAGTTAAAAGTGTAAAAGTTGCTTACATTATAACAGATAATTTCTCAGTATAAACATTAGATACTCGAAATAAATAGTTAGACAAGCTATAATGATAAGTGGAAGATTATTCTGAAAAGAGGAGTGGAGTTATGCAATATAAAGTTAAAGATGGAGACATTTTAGGTAAAAAGCTAGGCGCGATCGTTGTTGGTCTTTTTGAAGATGATAAAAAACCGGAGGGGCTAGTCAAAGAGATTGATAAAAAGTTGGATGGTTATCTAGTTGAGCTAGTGGCAGAAAAACAACTATCGGCATCTTTTAAAAAGGTTAACAAAATACATACTCTAGGAAAGCTTGAGGCGAAAGCTATTTATTTCGTTGGCCTTGGAAAAAAAGCAGAGTTAACGTTTGATAAAGTGCGTGAAGCGTTTGCGGTTGTTGCTAAAGTCTTGGCAAAAGAAGAGCAAGAAGAAGTTGCTTTTGCCCTAGATACATTTTTAACTGGCGAAAATGCTGGTGAACTTTTTGCGAAGGCATTAGCTGAGGCGATTGGCTTAACAAGCTACCGAACTGAAACTTATAAACAAAAGAAAGAATCAACATCAGCAATTGAAAAAGTTGTTGTTTATACAGAACTAAACCAAGACATGGTGGAAGAAGCTCTTACTGTCGGTTACACGTATAGTGCGGGAACAAATTTAGCTCGTGCCCTTGTGAATGCTCCAGGTAATTATATGACACCAACGGATTTAGCTGCAAAAGCAAAAGAAATTGCTGATCGATATGGGATGGATTATTCAGTGCTTGAGCGAGAAGAGATGAAAAAACTTGGGATGGGTGCGCTTTTAGCTGTTGCTGAAGGGTCTGACCAACCACCAAAAATGATCGTACTTAAGTATCGCGGCAAAGAAAAGTGGGAAAATGTATTAAGTTTTGTTGGGAAAGGCTTAACATTTGATGCTGGCGGAATTTCGATCAAACCGGCATTGAACATGCATGAAATGAAGATGGACATGGGAGGAGCTGCTACAGTTCTTGGAGCAATGGAAGTAATTGGAGCTCTAAAACCTGACGTCAACGTCATGGCGGTAATCCCTTCGACTGAGAATCTTATTAATGGTAGCGCCTTAAAACCAGGTGATGTCATTACCTCGTTAAGTGGTAGAACTATTGAGGTTCGAAATACAGATGCAGAAGGCCGCTTAATCTTAGCTGATGCTGTGACTTACGCGAAACAATTAGGCGCAGATTACCTTGTCGATGTTGCAACTTTAACGGGAGCAGTAATTGTTGCTTTAGCTGGAGTTTCTACAGGCGCTGTAACGAATGATGAGGAACTGATGGAAGACGTTTTATTAGCAGCGGGTGAAGCAGGTGAATATTTATGGAGATTGCCAAACTTTGAACCGTACAAAGAAATGTTACGCTCAAGTGATGTTGCTGACTTAAACAATTCGCCAGGTCGTGAAGGTGGAAGTATTACGGCAGGATTATTTATTGGTGAATTCGCCGAAGACACACCGTGGGTTCATTTAGATATTGCGGGAACGGCTTGGTCTAGAAGTGATAGTGTTTTTGGTCCTAAAGGTGGAACTGGTGCCATGGTACGTACACTTGCAACCTTAGCGAGAAATTTTTAATAAAAAAATGAAACAACGTTAGGAACTTCTATTCCTAACGTTGTTTTTATTTAAAGATTAAGAATGTATAAAATTTCAACGTAATAACTGTCTAGCTCCAAGACACATCAATGAGGTTACTTCATTGCAGGTTTTGCGACGAGTAAACGTAGTGACGCAGGAGCAGCGCCCAGCCCCTCGAAGAACATTTGCTAGTCGGGGCTTAACAGGGCGCCTTGCGCTTTTCTTATGTAGCGCAGAGATGTTTAGGATATGGGAGGACTTGGGAGGATCTTTCTATCTAAGCTTTATCATGACAGTTAACAGCAAAATACCAATTTATATCCAAAAAAATGGGCGGATATCATGTTTGAGTGGATAAAAATAATGGGATAAGATGGATATACGGACTTTATGGGGAAAAAATCGTGAAAATGTTTTGTTAACTGAATGAATTATACATTTCCCCAACACTAGGAACGACTTGATGCTGAATAAATGAAATTATGAAATCGCTCAAAAAAACTGTTCGTCAAATAAGTATTAAACCGACTAAAAAGGGATGGATAGTTGTATTAAAGGAGGTGCTAATTTGTTTGTTTTAAAAAAGTTGGACCAGTTCATTATGAAAGTTGAAACGTTTATTTTGAGTTATGCAATTATACTAATAGCAGTCATGGTTGTAGGAAACGTCTTAAGTAGGGCTTTGATTGGGAAGAGTTGGTCTTTCTCTGCAGAGATTAGTCAATTTGCAGTGATTATCGCCACCTTTATGGGGATAAGTTATGCAGCGAGAAAAGGAAGACATATTAGGATGAGTGCATTTTTTGACTTAGCTCCAAAGGTAGTAAAAAGATTTTGACGATTGTGATCTCGTTTGTAACGGCGGGTGTTTTACTTGTCTTGGCATACTTTGCCTTTCAATATGCTGTTTGGATTAAAGATATGGGAAGAGTCACGACAGCTCTACAAGTTCCAGCGTATTTCCTAGTAGCGATTATCCCAGTTGGTTTAACACTTGGTGCTATTCAATTTTTAAGAAACCTATGGATTAACATTAAAGAGGAAGAAGTATACATTGCAACAGACAAAAAAGATTTTTCAGAACAAGGTCCAGTAACTGAAAAAATTTCATAGAGGGGAATTACATATATGGTTGCAACATTGTTAATTATCATGGTTGTATTACTTTTACTAGGATTTCCAATGATGATACCGTTAATCGCAGCTCCGTTAGTCGTGTTATTCATTTACTTTCCGAATATTGACCCAATTTTTATGATCCAACAAATGATGGAAGGGATAAGTGGTTATGTTCTACTAGCGGTTCCGCTGTTTATCTTTGCAGCAGATATCATGTCTACGGGACAAACATCGAAACGGCTACTAGATTTTGTTGGATCTTTTGTTGGGCACGTCAGAGGTGGCTATGCCATCACAACTGCAGCTGCTTGTACTTTGTTTGGTTCAATTTCAGGTTCAACTCAGGCAACAGTTGTTGCTGTAGGGAAACCGATGCGGCAGCGATTACTTTCAATTGGATATAAGGATTCCCATGCGATTGCGTTAATCATCAATTCTAGTGACGTTGCTTTATTAATTCCGCCGAGTATTGGAATGATCGTTTATGCGGTCGTTTCTGGAACATCAGTTGGTGAGCTATTTATTGCTGGAATAGGTCCGGGTGTCCTGATTTTCATGTTTTTTGCGATTTATAGTTATCTATATGCAAAGCGCAAGAACATCCCATTAGCTGAAAAAGCGACTTGGAAAGAGCGATTTGATTTCACTAAAAAAGCGTTACTTCCATTAGGTTTTCCGATAATAATTATTGGTGGAATTTATTCAGGGGTATTTACGCCTACTGAAGCAGCTGGGATATCTGTTTTATATGCATTAATTTTAGAAGTACTAGTGTTTCGTTCGATAAGGATGAAAGAAGTTCCTAACATTGCTCTCTCCACAGGTCTAGTGACCTCAGCTGTTTTTGTACTGGTGGCAGGGGGGCAGGCATTTTCTTGGGTGATTTCGTATGCCAGAATACCACAAATGGTTACTAATGCCGTGTTACCAGCAGACCCAACGGCACTTCATGTCCTTATTATTGTAGCGATTTTCTTTTTTATTGGCTGTATGTTTGTTGATCCAATCGTCGTTATTTTAATTTTGACGCCAATTTTTTATCCGGTTGCCATGGCAGCTGGGGTGGATCCAGTTCATCTAGGAGTTGTCATTACATTCCAGGCGGCGTTAGGTTCAGCGACACCACCTTTTGGTGTTGATATATTTACGGCAAGTGCGGTCTTTAATAGGTCATATTTAGATGTTATTAGAGGGACTCCACCCTATATTGTCATGCTGATTATTGTAGCGATTTTGGTTATCCTGTTTGAAGAAATTTCATTGTTTTATCGTTACTTAATTTAATTCTCCGGATTTTTCCGGTGTAATAAAAAAATAAGATGGGGGTATTTGATGATTTTTAAAAGGAAGAATATATGTCTACTAGTTTTAGCTTTAGTACTTAGTATGGTTATGGTTGCCTGTGGAAGTGATTCAACAGGTGGTGAAGGTACGTATAATTGGAAGTTTGTTACGGAAGAACAGCAAGGTCAGGTGCAATATGAATACGCACAAGAATTTGCTAATCGTCTTCATGAAAAATCTGGCGGACAAATCAATATGGAAGTATATGAGTTTGGTGGTTTAGGTAGTGAAGTGAACCAAGTGGAATTATTGCAAAGTGGTGGTGTTGAATTTGCCATCGTATCTCCTGGATTTACTGGAACGATGGTCAGTGAAGGACAATTGTTTGCATTACACTTTCTATTTACGGATGACATGGAACTAAATCAAAAAATCTTAGATGAAAGTGAAGCGTTAAATGTTCATTTAACAGACAAATATGAGCAGTATAATATTAAACCGCTAGCCTATTGGACAGAAGGAGCGATGCAATGGACAGGGGATCGCCCGTTGACAACCCCTGAAGATTTCCAAGGATTTAAAATGAGAACACAAACATCACCTCTCATTCTTCGTTCATATGAAGCGTATGGTGCGAGTCCAACAGAGTTAAGTTGGGGAGAATTATATACAAGTCTTCAGCAAGGAGTTGTTCAAGGTCAAGAAAACCCAATCTTCTTTATAGAAGATGCAAACTTCCATGAGGTACAAGATTATATGATGATCTCTGAACATAATATTTACGTTGCGATGACAACGGTAAATACAGACTTTTTTGCAGATCTACCTAGTGAAATTCAAGAGATGATCCTAGAAACTGTGGAAGAAATGCGTCCAGTAGCATATGAAATGCAAGAAAGAATGAATGACGAGCTTTTAGGTGCGATTGAAACCAATGACCGCCATCCAACTGAAATTATCGAATTAACAGCAGAACAACGGGAAGCATTCCGTGAAAAAGCTTTACCAGTTCGAGACTTCTTTATTAATGAGGTAGGAGAAGATGGCAAAAAAATCTTAGAAATGCTTGTGGAAGAAATCGATGCAGCAACAAACTAAACGATAAAAGTAAACCTAGTTAAGTGGATAAAACTTAACTAGGTTTTTTCATTTCTTAAGGCGATTTTCGTAAACAGTGTGGCTTTATCATTTACAATATAGGATCCGATTTTTTTGAAAATCCTTTCTAAATAAAAATTCAAGAGATCATACTGCTACGACTATGTTTTTTATAAAAATAATATATTGACATAATAGTAGCTTTAATGCTAAATTAGTTTAATAATTTACCACGTTATCAATTTAGAGAGATAAAGCGAAAGAGGAGATAGATATTTATGAATGCTGTTATAATTGCAGTTGCTGTTATGCTTTTACTAAGTCTACTTCGGGTTCATGTTGTCATTGCGTTACTAGTAGGAGCGATTATTGGAGGTTTCGTCGGAGGGTTTTCTGTTACAGAAACTATGACTATTTTTACTGAAGGGCTTGGTGGTAGTGCCACGGTAGCGTTAAGCTATGCGTTATTAGGTGGATTTGCGATTGCGATATCAAAAACAGGATTACCAAGAGTGGTAGTTGATTTTGCTATCAAAATCGTCGGGAAAGAAGGCGAAAGTAGAAAGAAAAGTCTTTCTAAGGTGTTGCTACTTCTCGTCATTTTAATAATTTCAAGTTTTTCACAAAATGTGATCCCGATCCATATTGCGTTTATACCTATTTTAATTCCGCCATTAGTACAAGTATTTAATGAGCTGAAGTTAGATCGTCGAGCCGTTGCGACAGCGATTACCTTTGGTCTAAAGGCGCCATACATTCTTATTCCGGCAGGCTTTGGGTTAATTTTTCATGAAATTATCCAAATTAACATGGCTGAAAGTGGTTTAGAAATTCAGATGGTTGATATTCCAAAGGCATTATTGTTACCTACTTTAGGTATGGTGCTAGGATTATTGATTGCTTTATTTGTTACGTATCGAAAAAATCGAACATACAAAAATGGTACAGTCAATGAAGAGGTTGCTGTCACTGAAGAACCTATATCAAGACGCGCGGTAATGATAGCTTTACTAGCCATCATTGGGGCGTTAGTCGTCCAATATGAAACGAAGTCAATGATCTTAAGTGCATTATTTGGGCTAGTGATCCTCCTGTTAAGTGGAAAAATGAATGTAAAGAGTGCTGATGAATATCTAACTGACGGTATGCGAATGATGGCGTTCATAGGTTTTGTTATGATTACAGCCTCAGGGTTTGCTGCTGTCATTCGCGAGACGGGACATGTTGCTTTACTTGTAGAACAATCAGCTGAATTAATTGGAAATAACAAAGGGATTGCAGCACTACTTATGTTACTAGTAGGGTTGTTTATAACGATGGGAATTGGTTCTTCGTTCTCAACGATCCCTATTATAGCCACCTTGTTTGTTCCACTTTCATTAGCTATCGGATTTAGTCCACTAGCTACAATTGCTTTAATTGGGACAGCGGGTGCCTTGGGTGATGCAGGTTCTCCTGCTTCTGATAGCACCTTAGGACCGACAGCTGGTTTAAATGTTGATGGTCAGCATCATCACATTTGGGATACTTGTGTACCGACATTCATTCATTTCAACTTACCGCTTATATTATTTGGATGGATTGCAGCGATGGTTTTATAATTTTTGACGGAAGAATGTTTCCTTATAATTTGATTTAATTAAAATGATAGAACGAAAATAGACCTACATTATTCTGTTCGTGGAATTTTGTAGGTCTATTTTTATTGAAAAATAGTTGCTAGTTTTAACTTTATCGAGAGGGGAATAAGAAAAATAGTTTGGTTATTAAAAAAATTGAAACTTTTCTTTTTGAATTTCGTCTAATAGATAGAGAGTAGGGGGTGTTATTTTGAAAAAAATGGGTGCTTGGATAGTAGTTATTATGTTCCTCTTCCTTATAACAGTCGTGGGTAAGGATATATTTAATGAGGAAAAACTAAAAGCTGACTACTACGAATTGATTGTAGCGGTAAGTGAGCTGTTTAAAGACCATGCTCAAGAAGAAGAGTATTTTTATAACCGTTCATATTCTAATCAAGAAGCAATCGCCAAACTGTTAAATGGTAAAGTAACAGAAAATGGTTTTTTCTTAGTGGTAGAAACACTGTTTGAGGAGTACGATGATTTATTCGTATATAAGCCTAAGTACCAAGACTATATTAGTGACACTCGAGACTTTAGATACCCCCAAAGGGAAACTAGCTTCTATGAAACAGTGAGAAATACGCTTTTGAACCCGGCAATAGGTTTAATTCCGTTTAATGAACTAGATATTGAGAGAGAAAAAAATCGAATTACGATCGCAGCCCAAGAAATAAAGGTAAGGTTTTATGGGGATGAAGAGCGTTTAGCTGAATATCATCAGTATGCCAGATTTGGATTCCCTCCAAAGGATTATATAAGTTTTACACTGTCATTCATTTTGAAGATGGG is a window encoding:
- a CDS encoding 3D domain-containing protein → MEIVKTILRRVSMTALFSLALFTTFESISGVSANQLANWGALDSYSFPIKAEEEKNSFNANLKKFTMRFRSLPMFSDESKMLSSQEVVESAPLSLEEAIDWSQYPSKKVVATGYTAGFESTGKRPGHPGYGITFSGVTVKRDLYSTIAADTRVFPIGSILFIPGYGYGVVADTGSAIKGNKIDLYYETVQDVFQQWGKKEVEVYIVEEGTGRLTNEQLQNLNEAEAVQVFRRQLSFAN
- a CDS encoding cobalamin-binding protein, with translation MRLISICPSNTEMLAYLGLIDKLVAVDDYSDWPNAVKNLPRLGPDLNINMDLVEQLSPDLVLASLSVPGMEKNIEQLQERNIPHIVLNPNSLVDIYEDFLIVGEKTGCSDRAKEVAEQFLQDVNYYKEQNRTQNKGSIYWEWWPKPIFTPGKTNWLTEVSEIVGGTNCFDHYEQASVQINWEEVVQKNPDHICMVWVGVKEAKMNMNALLKRESATQINAVKNHNLYILEESLFCRPSPRLIEGIKKLVQILN
- a CDS encoding divergent PAP2 family protein, whose amino-acid sequence is MELLMNFPLWAALIAIGFAQFIKVPLQYLATKRFDWSLLTSTGGMPSSHSGAVTALATGIALEEGLGSPYFAISAIFGIIVMFDASGVRRHAGEQATVLNRLVDDFYKLVEEVKTWPEKEEKEKQKELKELLGHQPIEVFFGGLTGILLTLLLHALIF
- a CDS encoding leucyl aminopeptidase, encoding MQYKVKDGDILGKKLGAIVVGLFEDDKKPEGLVKEIDKKLDGYLVELVAEKQLSASFKKVNKIHTLGKLEAKAIYFVGLGKKAELTFDKVREAFAVVAKVLAKEEQEEVAFALDTFLTGENAGELFAKALAEAIGLTSYRTETYKQKKESTSAIEKVVVYTELNQDMVEEALTVGYTYSAGTNLARALVNAPGNYMTPTDLAAKAKEIADRYGMDYSVLEREEMKKLGMGALLAVAEGSDQPPKMIVLKYRGKEKWENVLSFVGKGLTFDAGGISIKPALNMHEMKMDMGGAATVLGAMEVIGALKPDVNVMAVIPSTENLINGSALKPGDVITSLSGRTIEVRNTDAEGRLILADAVTYAKQLGADYLVDVATLTGAVIVALAGVSTGAVTNDEELMEDVLLAAGEAGEYLWRLPNFEPYKEMLRSSDVADLNNSPGREGGSITAGLFIGEFAEDTPWVHLDIAGTAWSRSDSVFGPKGGTGAMVRTLATLARNF
- a CDS encoding TRAP transporter large permease; its protein translation is MVATLLIIMVVLLLLGFPMMIPLIAAPLVVLFIYFPNIDPIFMIQQMMEGISGYVLLAVPLFIFAADIMSTGQTSKRLLDFVGSFVGHVRGGYAITTAAACTLFGSISGSTQATVVAVGKPMRQRLLSIGYKDSHAIALIINSSDVALLIPPSIGMIVYAVVSGTSVGELFIAGIGPGVLIFMFFAIYSYLYAKRKNIPLAEKATWKERFDFTKKALLPLGFPIIIIGGIYSGVFTPTEAAGISVLYALILEVLVFRSIRMKEVPNIALSTGLVTSAVFVLVAGGQAFSWVISYARIPQMVTNAVLPADPTALHVLIIVAIFFFIGCMFVDPIVVILILTPIFYPVAMAAGVDPVHLGVVITFQAALGSATPPFGVDIFTASAVFNRSYLDVIRGTPPYIVMLIIVAILVILFEEISLFYRYLI
- a CDS encoding DctP family TRAP transporter solute-binding subunit, whose translation is MIFKRKNICLLVLALVLSMVMVACGSDSTGGEGTYNWKFVTEEQQGQVQYEYAQEFANRLHEKSGGQINMEVYEFGGLGSEVNQVELLQSGGVEFAIVSPGFTGTMVSEGQLFALHFLFTDDMELNQKILDESEALNVHLTDKYEQYNIKPLAYWTEGAMQWTGDRPLTTPEDFQGFKMRTQTSPLILRSYEAYGASPTELSWGELYTSLQQGVVQGQENPIFFIEDANFHEVQDYMMISEHNIYVAMTTVNTDFFADLPSEIQEMILETVEEMRPVAYEMQERMNDELLGAIETNDRHPTEIIELTAEQREAFREKALPVRDFFINEVGEDGKKILEMLVEEIDAATN
- a CDS encoding Na+/H+ antiporter family protein, which produces MNAVIIAVAVMLLLSLLRVHVVIALLVGAIIGGFVGGFSVTETMTIFTEGLGGSATVALSYALLGGFAIAISKTGLPRVVVDFAIKIVGKEGESRKKSLSKVLLLLVILIISSFSQNVIPIHIAFIPILIPPLVQVFNELKLDRRAVATAITFGLKAPYILIPAGFGLIFHEIIQINMAESGLEIQMVDIPKALLLPTLGMVLGLLIALFVTYRKNRTYKNGTVNEEVAVTEEPISRRAVMIALLAIIGALVVQYETKSMILSALFGLVILLLSGKMNVKSADEYLTDGMRMMAFIGFVMITASGFAAVIRETGHVALLVEQSAELIGNNKGIAALLMLLVGLFITMGIGSSFSTIPIIATLFVPLSLAIGFSPLATIALIGTAGALGDAGSPASDSTLGPTAGLNVDGQHHHIWDTCVPTFIHFNLPLILFGWIAAMVL